Proteins found in one Nocardia brasiliensis ATCC 700358 genomic segment:
- a CDS encoding rubredoxin — MNLFRCPVCEYVYDEAKGDPHEGFPAGTRWDVIPDDWCCPDCGVREKIDFERVGAAK, encoded by the coding sequence ATGAATCTGTTCCGTTGTCCCGTTTGTGAATACGTCTACGACGAGGCGAAAGGCGATCCGCACGAAGGATTTCCCGCGGGCACCCGGTGGGACGTGATTCCGGACGACTGGTGCTGCCCGGATTGTGGGGTGCGGGAAAAGATCGATTTCGAACGGGTGGGAGCGGCCAAATGA
- a CDS encoding NUDIX hydrolase codes for MTAGSLHASATALLESWSPAAGSDQSLREAMLAFLGAAPRGCLREHAPGHITASAVVFSHDEREVLLTLHPRVGSWIQLGGHCEESDETVAGAALREATEESGIAGLRMEPQLYGAQAHPITCSLGRPTRHLDLLFRITAPAGAVPVRSAESTDLRWWPVDALPDNADVLLR; via the coding sequence ATGACCGCCGGCTCGTTGCATGCCTCGGCGACCGCGCTGCTCGAATCCTGGTCGCCCGCAGCCGGTTCCGACCAGTCGCTGCGCGAGGCGATGCTCGCGTTCCTCGGTGCGGCGCCGCGCGGGTGCCTGCGCGAGCACGCGCCGGGCCACATCACCGCCTCGGCGGTGGTGTTCTCGCACGACGAGCGCGAGGTGCTGCTGACCCTGCATCCGCGGGTGGGTAGCTGGATCCAGCTCGGCGGGCACTGCGAGGAGTCGGACGAGACCGTCGCGGGCGCGGCGCTGCGCGAGGCCACCGAGGAATCCGGCATTGCCGGGTTGCGGATGGAGCCGCAGCTGTACGGCGCGCAGGCGCATCCGATCACCTGTTCGCTCGGCCGGCCGACGCGGCATTTGGACCTGCTGTTCCGGATCACCGCCCCGGCGGGCGCGGTGCCGGTGCGCAGCGCGGAGTCGACGGACCTGCGCTGGTGGCCGGTGGACGCACTTCCGGACAACGCCGACGTGCTGTTGCGGTAA
- a CDS encoding rubredoxin: protein MNDYKLFQCIQCGFEYDEAKGWPEDGIAPGTRWDDIPDDWTCPDCGAAKADFYMVEIERS, encoded by the coding sequence ATGAACGATTACAAACTTTTTCAGTGCATTCAGTGTGGTTTCGAATACGACGAGGCGAAGGGGTGGCCGGAGGACGGTATCGCACCCGGCACGCGCTGGGACGATATTCCCGACGACTGGACGTGTCCGGACTGCGGCGCCGCGAAGGCGGACTTCTACATGGTCGAAATAGAGCGGTCGTGA
- a CDS encoding alkane 1-monooxygenase, with translation MSTAADTSAQPTATPDWRDRKRYMWLWGLFAPTGLFTIGIPVILALNALGWHRLAQVPFWLGPILVYVLIPLADIFFGPDGDNPPDEVMEYLEHDKYYRYLTYLYLPCQYASLLMACYLITADNVSWLGFDGGLHVVDKIGLAITVGMIGGIGINTAHELGHKKVHLERWLSRIALAQSFYGHFYIEHNRGHHVRVATPEDPASSRVGETFWAFWPRTVWGSLTSAWRLEKTRLSRLEKKPWSLKNEVLSAWLMSAALYLVLVAVFGLELLPYLVLQAVVGFSLLEAVNYLEHYGLVRQRTASGRYERPAPVHSWNSDHIVTNIFLYHLQRHSDHHAYPTRRYQTLRSWDGAPNLPSGYASMILLAYFPPLWRRVMDKRVLAHYDGDITRANIQPGKRDKVIARYGTELRADGVA, from the coding sequence ATGTCGACAGCAGCCGACACGTCCGCGCAGCCGACGGCGACGCCGGACTGGCGCGACCGCAAGCGCTATATGTGGCTGTGGGGTCTGTTCGCGCCCACCGGCCTGTTCACCATCGGGATCCCGGTGATCCTGGCGCTCAACGCGCTCGGCTGGCATCGGCTGGCACAGGTGCCGTTCTGGCTCGGCCCGATCCTGGTGTATGTGCTGATTCCGTTGGCGGACATATTCTTCGGGCCCGACGGCGATAATCCGCCGGACGAGGTGATGGAGTATCTGGAGCACGACAAGTACTACCGCTACCTCACCTACCTGTATCTGCCGTGCCAATACGCGTCGCTGCTCATGGCCTGCTACCTGATCACCGCGGACAACGTGAGCTGGCTCGGTTTCGACGGCGGCCTGCACGTGGTCGACAAGATCGGCCTCGCGATCACGGTCGGCATGATCGGCGGGATCGGCATCAACACCGCGCACGAATTGGGCCACAAGAAGGTGCATCTGGAGCGCTGGCTGTCGAGAATCGCGCTGGCGCAATCGTTCTACGGTCACTTCTATATCGAGCACAACCGCGGTCATCACGTGCGCGTCGCGACCCCCGAGGATCCGGCGAGTTCCCGTGTGGGCGAAACCTTCTGGGCTTTCTGGCCGCGCACCGTGTGGGGCAGCCTGACTTCGGCGTGGCGATTGGAGAAGACCCGGCTGTCGCGGCTCGAGAAGAAGCCGTGGAGCCTGAAGAACGAGGTGCTCAGCGCGTGGCTGATGTCGGCGGCGCTCTACCTGGTGCTCGTCGCGGTGTTCGGCCTCGAACTGCTGCCGTATCTGGTGCTGCAGGCGGTGGTCGGGTTCAGCCTGCTGGAGGCGGTCAACTACCTCGAGCACTACGGTCTGGTCCGGCAGCGGACCGCGTCGGGACGCTACGAGCGGCCCGCGCCGGTGCACAGCTGGAACAGCGACCACATCGTGACCAACATCTTCCTGTACCACCTGCAGCGCCACAGTGATCATCACGCCTACCCGACCCGGCGCTATCAGACACTGCGCAGCTGGGACGGCGCGCCGAACCTGCCCAGCGGGTACGCCAGCATGATCCTGCTCGCCTACTTCCCGCCGCTGTGGCGGCGCGTGATGGACAAGCGCGTGCTCGCGCACTATGACGGCGACATCACCCGTGCCAATATTCAACCGGGCAAGCGGGACAAGGTGATTGCCCGTTACGGCACCGAGCTGCGGGCCGACGGGGTGGCGTGA
- a CDS encoding TetR/AcrR family transcriptional regulator yields the protein MARTGTRIPYQEAARELLRTSVLDAMRELLTERDWSKITLGDVAARAGVSRQTLYNEFGSRSGLAQAYALRLADDLVDHVDAAITGNVGDARAAFREGMRNFFLDAAADPLVRSLLAGEVKLDLLRLITLDAGPLLEQATARLSLAFQQSWVAATAAESDVIAHALVRIALSYIPTPPGPGRDAPEDLSALLSPYVEAILAARIEQ from the coding sequence ATGGCGCGCACCGGAACTCGCATTCCCTATCAGGAGGCCGCGCGGGAGTTGCTGCGCACGTCGGTCCTCGATGCCATGCGGGAACTGCTCACCGAACGGGATTGGTCCAAGATCACCCTCGGTGATGTGGCCGCCAGGGCGGGCGTCAGCAGGCAGACCCTCTACAACGAGTTCGGTTCCCGCAGCGGTCTCGCGCAGGCGTACGCGCTGCGCCTGGCCGACGATCTGGTCGACCACGTGGACGCGGCCATCACCGGCAATGTCGGTGATGCCCGCGCCGCGTTCCGGGAGGGGATGCGCAACTTCTTCCTCGACGCCGCGGCCGATCCGCTGGTCCGTTCGCTGCTGGCCGGCGAGGTGAAGCTGGATCTGCTGCGGCTGATCACCCTCGACGCCGGGCCGTTGCTCGAGCAGGCGACCGCCCGGCTCTCGCTGGCGTTCCAGCAGAGCTGGGTGGCGGCGACCGCGGCCGAATCGGATGTCATCGCGCACGCGCTGGTGCGCATCGCGCTGAGCTACATTCCGACCCCGCCCGGCCCGGGGCGCGACGCTCCGGAGGATTTGAGCGCGTTGCTGAGCCCGTATGTCGAGGCGATTCTCGCCGCTCGAATCGAGCAGTAG
- a CDS encoding dTMP kinase: MGALIVVEGLDGAGKRTLTDAVTARLRADGLRVASLAFPRYGRSVHADLAAEALHGAHGDLAASVNAMALLFALDRADARDELAKLLADNDIVLLDRYVASNAAYNAARLEQSAEGAIVGWIGELEYERFALPAPAVQVLLDVSPELAAERARRRGELDSSRALDAYERDARLQQRTLAVYRELAQQNWYGPWWIFRSGDDPATLAARFADLITR; this comes from the coding sequence ATGGGAGCGTTGATAGTCGTCGAAGGGCTGGACGGGGCCGGTAAGCGGACGTTGACCGATGCCGTCACCGCGCGGCTGCGTGCGGACGGGCTACGCGTCGCCTCGTTGGCATTTCCGCGCTACGGCCGCTCGGTGCACGCGGATCTGGCGGCCGAAGCGCTGCACGGCGCGCACGGCGACCTGGCGGCGTCGGTGAACGCGATGGCGCTGCTGTTCGCGCTGGACCGGGCGGACGCCCGCGACGAACTGGCGAAGTTGTTGGCGGACAACGACATCGTGCTGCTCGACCGGTACGTCGCGTCCAACGCCGCCTACAACGCGGCCCGGCTCGAGCAGTCCGCCGAGGGCGCAATCGTGGGCTGGATAGGCGAATTGGAGTACGAACGGTTCGCGTTGCCCGCCCCCGCGGTGCAGGTGCTGCTGGACGTCTCGCCGGAGCTCGCGGCCGAACGAGCCCGGCGCCGAGGCGAACTCGACAGCAGCCGGGCGCTCGACGCCTACGAGCGGGACGCGCGACTACAGCAGCGCACCCTCGCGGTGTACCGTGAGCTGGCCCAACAGAACTGGTACGGCCCGTGGTGGATATTCCGATCCGGTGACGATCCAGCCACGCTGGCCGCGCGATTCGCCGATTTGATTACCCGATAG
- the mtrB gene encoding MtrAB system histidine kinase MtrB: MIRRSRNQLERALAAAGARFAELGVLLGHLWQRSLQLRVAVSTITLSLIVITILGVVLTDQITSRMLDTKINAAVEEMSRARNAVHGQLSSIQDANTQTRLVEARNTLSSGGSPQTGVAGSYDLALVMVDGSQQELTAGPIQDVPVELRNFVRRGQVSRQFTTISDSSWYHGPALIIGSPSVDVPTLEIYLIFPLASEARSLSLMRGTMMIGGIVLLVLLAAITALVTRQVVLPIRSAARIAGRFADGRLKERMLVRGEDDMARLAQAFNEMAESLSNQITQLEEFGNLQRRFTSDVSHELRTPLTTVRMAADLIHGSSDDLDPALARSAELLVNELDRFEGLLNDLLEISRHDAGVAELQVESLDVRMCARAAISTVRHLAKDAGVEVVIDMPEEPLVAEVDPRRVERVLRNLLANAIDHSEGKPVLIRMRGDLDANAVSVVVRDQGVGLRPGEEKLVFNRFWRSDPSRMRRSGGTGLGLSISVEDANLHEGRLEAWGEVGVGASFRLTLPLVRGKKLGASPLPLEPVRKQAAARQAELEIVPSTTEPEPEAAPGETVSFPSGGTAVFASGNGSTAVAPSHAATGPDAEPSAPSADAAAPVARAGGPDDESSPPGADPARRSGDVPL, from the coding sequence GTGATCCGTCGCTCCAGAAACCAACTGGAGCGGGCGCTGGCGGCAGCGGGTGCCCGGTTCGCTGAGCTGGGTGTCCTGCTGGGCCATCTGTGGCAGCGGTCGTTGCAGCTGCGCGTCGCGGTCTCCACGATCACCCTCTCGCTGATCGTGATCACGATCCTCGGTGTGGTGCTGACCGATCAGATCACCAGCCGCATGCTCGACACCAAGATCAATGCCGCGGTCGAGGAGATGTCGCGTGCCCGCAACGCGGTGCACGGCCAGCTGTCGAGCATCCAGGACGCCAACACCCAGACCCGGCTGGTCGAGGCTCGCAACACGCTGTCCAGCGGCGGTAGCCCGCAGACCGGTGTCGCGGGCAGCTACGACCTCGCGCTGGTGATGGTGGACGGCAGCCAGCAGGAACTCACCGCGGGCCCCATTCAGGACGTGCCCGTCGAGCTGCGCAACTTCGTCCGGCGCGGCCAGGTGAGCAGGCAGTTCACCACGATCTCGGATTCCAGCTGGTACCACGGCCCGGCGCTGATCATCGGCAGCCCGAGCGTCGACGTGCCGACGCTGGAGATCTATCTCATCTTCCCGCTGGCCAGCGAGGCGCGCAGCCTGTCGCTGATGCGCGGCACCATGATGATCGGCGGCATCGTGCTGCTGGTCCTGCTCGCCGCGATCACCGCGCTGGTCACCAGGCAGGTGGTGCTGCCGATCCGGTCGGCCGCCCGGATCGCGGGCCGCTTCGCCGACGGCAGGCTCAAGGAACGCATGCTGGTGCGCGGCGAGGACGATATGGCCCGGCTGGCGCAGGCGTTCAACGAGATGGCCGAGAGCCTGTCCAATCAGATCACCCAGCTCGAGGAGTTCGGCAATCTGCAGCGCCGGTTCACCTCCGATGTCAGCCACGAACTGCGCACCCCGCTGACGACGGTGCGGATGGCGGCGGATCTGATCCACGGCAGCAGTGACGATCTCGATCCCGCGCTGGCGCGCAGCGCCGAACTGCTGGTCAACGAGCTGGACCGGTTCGAGGGACTGCTCAACGACCTGCTCGAGATCAGCCGCCACGACGCGGGTGTGGCGGAGCTGCAGGTGGAATCGCTGGACGTGCGGATGTGCGCGCGGGCGGCCATCTCGACGGTGCGGCACCTGGCCAAGGACGCCGGCGTCGAGGTCGTGATCGATATGCCGGAGGAGCCTTTGGTCGCCGAGGTCGACCCACGCCGGGTGGAGCGGGTGCTGCGCAATCTGCTGGCCAACGCCATCGATCACAGCGAGGGCAAGCCGGTGCTGATCCGGATGCGCGGCGATCTGGACGCCAACGCGGTCTCGGTGGTGGTCCGCGATCAAGGCGTCGGGCTGCGGCCCGGCGAGGAGAAGCTGGTCTTCAACCGGTTCTGGCGCTCGGACCCGTCCCGGATGCGCCGCTCCGGCGGCACCGGTCTGGGCCTGTCGATCAGCGTCGAGGACGCGAACCTGCACGAGGGCAGGCTCGAGGCCTGGGGCGAGGTCGGCGTCGGCGCGAGCTTCCGGCTGACGCTGCCGCTGGTGCGGGGCAAGAAGCTCGGCGCGAGCCCGCTGCCGCTGGAACCCGTGCGCAAGCAGGCGGCGGCCCGGCAGGCCGAACTGGAGATCGTGCCGAGTACGACCGAGCCGGAACCGGAGGCCGCGCCCGGGGAGACCGTGTCGTTCCCGTCCGGCGGGACCGCGGTCTTCGCGTCGGGCAACGGCTCGACGGCGGTGGCGCCGTCGCACGCGGCGACCGGCCCGGACGCCGAGCCGAGCGCGCCCAGCGCGGATGCGGCCGCACCGGTCGCCCGAGCGGGCGGACCGGACGACGAATCGTCACCGCCGGGTGCGGATCCGGCGCGCAGATCCGGGGACGTACCGTTATGA
- a CDS encoding bacteriocin fulvocin C-related protein: MKDSRWILAFDGSCAKCTRISDLVAQVAGDRLDTRPLTDADVIRWRHDSLGPAAPWQPTLLRVTGGTAKSWTGPALAVRLTGVLGPRATVRVLRVLGEFAAAESAAQRSPDGVAAIVAQGPSRRGVLLAGSGAVLAGWLVLGRGAGVAEASSAHRWVQENLGSLPQDLDGIAKYPMTYRRAAIVQLPAEVQSRLWTEHLARARAARERLSTEQDAALRHIEDLAADPATFRGERTDELTVRLDAAAARVEAEFGRAQARRIVGVLGPDTEAGERTLLAKLPDCECSAASSHCGDARCVGLVNGCNKKGGCGTLWRYQCNGRCG, encoded by the coding sequence ATGAAGGACTCGCGCTGGATTCTGGCATTCGACGGCTCGTGCGCGAAGTGCACGCGGATCTCCGATCTCGTCGCGCAGGTCGCGGGGGATCGGCTCGACACCCGGCCGCTGACGGACGCGGACGTGATCCGTTGGCGCCACGACAGTCTCGGCCCGGCCGCGCCCTGGCAGCCGACGCTGCTCCGGGTCACCGGTGGTACAGCCAAGAGCTGGACCGGTCCGGCGCTCGCGGTGCGGCTGACGGGCGTGCTCGGTCCCCGCGCGACGGTGCGGGTCTTGCGCGTGCTGGGTGAGTTCGCCGCGGCCGAGTCCGCTGCGCAGCGGTCACCGGACGGTGTGGCCGCGATCGTGGCGCAGGGCCCCTCGCGGCGCGGCGTGCTGCTGGCCGGGTCCGGCGCGGTTCTGGCCGGCTGGCTGGTGCTCGGTCGCGGGGCCGGTGTCGCGGAGGCGTCGTCGGCGCACCGCTGGGTGCAGGAGAACCTGGGCTCGCTGCCGCAGGACCTCGACGGTATCGCCAAGTACCCCATGACATACCGTCGTGCCGCGATCGTCCAGCTGCCCGCCGAGGTGCAAAGCCGTTTGTGGACCGAGCATTTGGCCCGTGCCCGGGCCGCGCGCGAGCGGTTGTCCACGGAACAGGATGCGGCACTTCGGCATATCGAGGATCTGGCCGCGGATCCGGCGACCTTCCGCGGCGAGCGAACCGACGAACTCACCGTCCGGCTCGACGCGGCGGCCGCCCGCGTCGAGGCCGAGTTCGGTCGTGCGCAGGCCCGCCGCATCGTCGGAGTGCTCGGACCGGACACCGAGGCGGGCGAGCGCACGCTGCTGGCCAAGCTGCCCGACTGCGAGTGCAGCGCGGCGAGCAGCCACTGTGGCGACGCCCGCTGCGTCGGACTCGTCAACGGCTGCAACAAGAAGGGCGGCTGCGGCACGCTCTGGCGCTACCAGTGCAACGGACGCTGCGGGTAA
- the mtrA gene encoding MtrAB system response regulator MtrA encodes MKPKILVVDDDMALAEMLTIVLRGEGFDPHVVGDGTQALAAVREIRPDLVLLDLMLPGMNGIDVCRVLRADSGVPIVMLTAKTDTVDVVLGLESGADDYIVKPFKPKELVARVRARLRRTEDEPAEMLSIADIVIDVPAHKVTRGGQQISLTPLEFDLLVALARKPRQVFTREVLLEQVWGYRHAADTRLVNVHVQRLRAKVEKDPENPEIVLTVRGVGYKAGPP; translated from the coding sequence ATGAAGCCGAAGATTCTGGTCGTCGACGACGATATGGCGCTCGCTGAGATGCTCACGATCGTCTTGCGCGGGGAAGGGTTCGACCCGCATGTGGTCGGCGACGGCACACAGGCCCTCGCGGCGGTTCGGGAGATCCGCCCCGATCTGGTGCTGCTGGACCTGATGCTGCCCGGCATGAACGGCATCGACGTGTGCCGGGTGCTGCGCGCGGATTCGGGCGTGCCCATCGTGATGCTGACGGCGAAGACGGACACCGTCGACGTCGTGCTCGGTTTGGAGTCGGGCGCCGACGATTACATCGTCAAGCCGTTCAAGCCCAAGGAATTGGTCGCCCGGGTGCGCGCCAGGCTGCGCCGCACCGAGGACGAACCCGCGGAGATGCTCTCGATCGCCGATATCGTCATCGACGTGCCCGCGCACAAGGTGACCCGCGGCGGACAGCAGATCTCGCTGACGCCCTTGGAGTTCGATCTGCTGGTGGCGCTGGCCCGCAAGCCGCGTCAGGTGTTCACCCGTGAGGTGCTGCTCGAGCAGGTGTGGGGGTACCGGCACGCCGCCGATACCCGACTGGTCAACGTGCACGTCCAGCGGTTGCGCGCCAAGGTCGAGAAGGATCCCGAGAATCCGGAGATCGTCTTGACCGTTCGTGGTGTCGGCTACAAAGCTGGACCACCGTGA
- a CDS encoding glycerophosphodiester phosphodiesterase, producing the protein MPNLRAIATTAVVGLSVLGLSTACDSGSDAAPATPSRTVDLQAHRGGRGLTVEESLPGFAKALELGITTLELDIVLTADRMPLIWHDPTVLATKCADTAPATVDDPEFPYVGKLVHDLTYTQIRTLDCGRALADFPGQQALPGNKIATLPELFDLVKSYRGAHPRYNIETKVEAEHPEQSATPQEFVDVILATVTAAGETGNVEIQSFDWRSLPLVRKADPTIPLVALYDDTTFVAGSKWLGPIRFEDYPDDPLGAVKALGANVASPGYSVPYGRKAGEPGFALVADKTYVDRAHELDLRVIPWTVNDKATIAAQLETGVDGVITDYPDRMREVMQEKGLPLPPAYHR; encoded by the coding sequence ATGCCGAACCTGCGCGCTATCGCCACGACCGCTGTCGTCGGGCTGTCCGTCCTGGGTCTCAGCACCGCCTGCGACAGCGGATCGGACGCCGCACCCGCAACTCCGTCGCGAACCGTCGACCTGCAGGCGCACCGCGGCGGACGCGGCCTGACCGTCGAGGAATCGCTGCCCGGCTTCGCCAAGGCGCTCGAGCTCGGCATCACGACGCTGGAGCTCGATATCGTGCTCACCGCCGACCGGATGCCGCTGATCTGGCACGACCCGACCGTGCTCGCCACCAAATGCGCCGACACCGCGCCCGCGACCGTGGACGACCCGGAGTTCCCGTATGTGGGCAAGCTGGTGCACGACCTGACCTACACCCAGATCCGGACCCTGGACTGCGGGCGGGCCCTGGCCGATTTCCCCGGCCAGCAAGCCCTGCCGGGCAACAAGATAGCGACGCTGCCCGAGCTGTTCGATCTGGTGAAGTCCTACCGCGGCGCGCACCCGAGGTACAACATCGAAACCAAAGTGGAAGCCGAACATCCCGAACAGTCCGCCACGCCACAGGAATTCGTGGACGTCATCCTCGCCACCGTGACCGCGGCCGGCGAGACCGGCAACGTCGAGATCCAGAGCTTCGACTGGCGGTCGCTGCCGCTGGTGCGCAAGGCCGATCCGACCATCCCGCTGGTCGCGCTCTACGACGACACCACCTTCGTCGCCGGCTCGAAGTGGCTCGGGCCGATCCGGTTCGAGGACTACCCGGACGATCCGCTCGGCGCGGTGAAAGCGTTGGGCGCCAACGTCGCCTCGCCCGGTTACTCGGTGCCCTACGGCCGCAAGGCGGGCGAACCGGGCTTCGCCCTGGTGGCGGACAAAACCTACGTCGACCGCGCGCACGAACTCGACCTGCGCGTCATCCCGTGGACCGTGAACGACAAGGCCACGATCGCCGCCCAACTCGAAACCGGCGTAGACGGCGTGATCACCGACTACCCCGACCGAATGCGAGAGGTGATGCAGGAGAAGGGACTCCCTCTCCCGCCCGCCTACCACCGCTGA
- the ahcY gene encoding adenosylhomocysteinase, whose protein sequence is MTTSELPARTSLTADVRNGIDFKVADLALAEFGRKEIRLAEHEMPGLMALRREYAEVLPLQGARISGSLHMTVQTAVLIETLVALGAQVRWASCNIFSTQDHAAAAIVVGPNGTVDEPKGTPVFAWKGETLEEYWWAAEQMLTWPDEPANMILDDGGDATMLVLRGAQFEKAGVVPPEDENHSAEYKVFLNLLRERFESDKGKWSAIAESVQGVTEETTTGVLRLYQFAAAGELVFPAINVNDSVTKSKFDNKYGTRHSLIDGINRGTDVLIGGKKVLICGYGDVGKGCAESLAGQGARVQVTEIDPINALQALMDGFDVVTVEQAIGNADIVITSTGNKDIITLDHMKAMKDQAILGNIGHFDNEIDMAGLERSGATRLNIKPQVDLWTFKESGKAIIVLSEGRLLNLGNATGHPSFVMSNSFSNQVIAQIELWTKPDEYDNEVYRLPKHLDEKVAKIHVEALGGTLTKLTKDQAEYIGVDVDGPFKPEHYRY, encoded by the coding sequence ATGACGACCTCAGAACTTCCCGCGCGAACTTCACTCACCGCGGACGTCCGCAACGGCATCGACTTCAAGGTGGCCGATCTCGCGCTTGCCGAATTCGGCCGCAAGGAGATCCGCCTCGCCGAACACGAGATGCCCGGGCTGATGGCGCTGCGGCGCGAGTACGCCGAGGTCCTGCCGCTGCAGGGCGCGCGGATCTCCGGCTCGCTGCACATGACCGTGCAGACCGCCGTGCTGATCGAGACCCTGGTGGCGCTCGGCGCGCAGGTGCGCTGGGCCTCCTGCAACATCTTCTCCACCCAGGATCACGCCGCGGCCGCCATCGTGGTCGGCCCGAACGGCACCGTGGACGAGCCCAAGGGCACCCCGGTCTTCGCCTGGAAGGGCGAGACCCTGGAGGAGTACTGGTGGGCCGCCGAGCAGATGCTGACCTGGCCGGACGAGCCGGCCAACATGATCCTCGACGACGGCGGTGACGCCACCATGCTGGTGCTGCGCGGCGCGCAGTTCGAGAAGGCCGGCGTGGTGCCGCCCGAGGACGAGAACCACTCGGCCGAGTACAAGGTCTTCCTGAACCTGCTGCGCGAGCGTTTCGAGTCCGACAAGGGCAAGTGGAGCGCCATCGCCGAATCGGTGCAGGGCGTCACCGAGGAGACCACCACCGGTGTGCTGCGGCTGTACCAGTTCGCGGCGGCGGGTGAGCTGGTGTTCCCGGCGATCAACGTCAACGACTCGGTGACCAAGTCGAAGTTCGACAACAAGTACGGCACCCGCCACTCGCTGATCGACGGCATCAACCGCGGCACCGACGTGCTGATCGGCGGCAAGAAGGTGCTGATCTGCGGCTACGGCGATGTCGGCAAGGGCTGCGCGGAATCGCTTGCGGGACAGGGCGCCCGGGTGCAGGTCACCGAGATCGACCCGATCAACGCGCTGCAGGCGCTGATGGACGGCTTCGACGTGGTCACCGTCGAGCAGGCGATCGGCAACGCCGATATCGTGATCACCTCGACCGGCAACAAGGACATCATCACCCTCGACCACATGAAGGCGATGAAGGACCAGGCCATCCTCGGCAACATCGGTCACTTCGACAACGAGATCGACATGGCGGGCCTGGAACGTTCGGGCGCAACGCGTTTGAACATCAAGCCGCAGGTCGACCTGTGGACGTTCAAGGAGTCCGGCAAGGCGATCATCGTGCTGTCCGAGGGCCGCCTGCTGAACCTGGGCAACGCCACCGGCCACCCGTCGTTCGTGATGTCGAACAGCTTCTCCAACCAGGTGATCGCGCAGATCGAACTGTGGACCAAGCCGGACGAATACGACAACGAGGTCTACCGCCTGCCCAAGCACCTCGACGAGAAGGTCGCCAAGATCCACGTCGAAGCGCTCGGCGGCACCCTGACCAAGCTCACCAAGGATCAGGCCGAATACATCGGCGTCGACGTCGACGGCCCGTTCAAGCCGGAGCACTACCGCTACTGA